In one Limosilactobacillus oris genomic region, the following are encoded:
- the rplK gene encoding 50S ribosomal protein L11 produces the protein MAKKVANVVKLQIPAGAATPAPPVGPALGQAGINIMGFTKEFNARTADQKGMLIPVVITVYEDRSFDFITKTPPAAVLLKKAAGVEHGSGEPNTKKVASVTKDQVKEIAETKMQDLNAADVEAAMRMIEGTARSMGFTVED, from the coding sequence GTGGCAAAGAAAGTAGCTAACGTTGTCAAGTTGCAAATTCCTGCCGGTGCAGCAACACCAGCTCCACCAGTAGGTCCTGCACTTGGACAAGCAGGTATTAACATCATGGGCTTCACGAAGGAATTCAACGCACGGACCGCTGACCAAAAGGGTATGCTGATCCCAGTTGTAATTACCGTTTATGAGGACCGTTCATTTGACTTCATTACTAAGACGCCGCCTGCTGCTGTCTTACTGAAGAAGGCCGCTGGTGTTGAACACGGTTCCGGTGAACCTAACACGAAGAAGGTTGCTTCTGTAACCAAGGACCAAGTTAAGGAAATCGCCGAAACGAAGATGCAAGATCTAAACGCCGCTGACGTTGAAGCAGCGATGCGCATGATCGAAGGTACTGCACGGAGCATGGGCTTCACTGTTGAAGACTAA
- the rplL gene encoding 50S ribosomal protein L7/L12, whose product MAFDKDAIIASLKEASISDLNDLVKAIEEEFDVSAAAPVAVAGAAGGDAAAKDSFTVELTEPGAAKVKVIKAVKDITGVGLKDAKDLVDGAPSAIKEDVKEDEANDIKEKLEAAGATVTLK is encoded by the coding sequence ATGGCTTTTGATAAGGATGCTATCATTGCTTCATTAAAGGAAGCATCAATTTCTGACCTTAACGATCTTGTTAAGGCAATCGAAGAAGAATTCGACGTTTCAGCTGCTGCCCCAGTTGCTGTTGCCGGTGCTGCCGGTGGCGACGCTGCTGCTAAGGACAGCTTCACTGTTGAATTGACTGAACCAGGTGCCGCTAAGGTTAAGGTTATTAAGGCCGTTAAGGACATCACTGGTGTTGGCCTGAAGGACGCTAAGGACCTTGTTGACGGTGCTCCTTCTGCTATCAAGGAAGACGTTAAGGAAGACGAAGCTAACGACATCAAGGAAAAGCTTGAAGCCGCTGGTGCTACTGTTACCCTTAAATAG
- the rplA gene encoding 50S ribosomal protein L1 yields the protein MAKNRGKKYQDALKKVDTKKAYAVNDAVQLVKDIDFANFDSSIEVAFNLNVDTKQADQQLRGAVVLPNGTGKDQTVIVFAEGDNAKAAEEAGADFVGSDDLVEKIQDGWLDFDVAIATPNMMPKVGRLGRVLGPKGLMPNPKTGTVTMDVAKAVSDAKAGQVTYRTDRDGNVAVPFGKVSFDTDKLVENLKTLEDIVVKARPASVRGTYIKHASIASTFGPSVTLDLESF from the coding sequence ATGGCTAAGAATCGTGGTAAGAAGTACCAAGATGCGCTTAAAAAGGTTGACACTAAGAAAGCTTACGCTGTTAACGACGCAGTTCAATTGGTAAAAGACATTGACTTTGCTAACTTTGACTCTTCAATCGAAGTTGCATTCAACTTAAACGTAGATACTAAGCAAGCAGACCAGCAATTACGTGGTGCCGTTGTTTTGCCTAACGGTACTGGTAAGGACCAAACCGTGATCGTCTTCGCTGAAGGTGACAACGCTAAGGCTGCTGAAGAAGCCGGTGCTGACTTTGTTGGCTCCGATGACTTGGTAGAAAAGATCCAAGACGGCTGGTTAGACTTTGACGTTGCAATCGCTACGCCAAACATGATGCCTAAGGTTGGTCGCCTGGGTCGGGTCCTTGGTCCTAAGGGCTTAATGCCAAACCCGAAGACTGGTACGGTTACGATGGACGTTGCCAAGGCTGTTTCTGACGCCAAGGCTGGTCAAGTAACTTACCGGACTGACCGGGATGGTAACGTTGCTGTGCCATTTGGTAAGGTATCCTTTGACACTGACAAGCTGGTTGAAAACCTGAAGACGTTGGAAGACATCGTTGTTAAGGCTCGTCCTGCTTCAGTGCGTGGTACTTACATCAAGCACGCCTCCATCGCTTCAACTTTCGGCCCAAGTGTTACGCTTGACCTGGAAAGCTTCTAA
- a CDS encoding amino acid permease, whose amino-acid sequence MIALGGTIGTGLFIASGSAITTAGPGGSLVAYSIMGLMVFFLMTSLAEMATYNPRSGSFAEYANRYVDPALGFAMGWNYWFCGAITVAVELSTVGIVMNFWFPHVPGWIFSLLAFVIIFIINYFSVRAYGETEFWLALLKVAAVVIFVIVGIAVIMGLIGGHHALGFKNFTYKQAPFVNGIPGIISAFVVSGFSFQGTEMVGIAAGESADPQHSVPRAIHATFWRILLFYVLTIFVIACILPYTNKNLLSSDVKDIITSPFTLIFQYAGLCYAAGIMNFVILIAVLSSANSWLYAISRILFSQSMDGFLWTGFRAVNRRGIPILSFLAMAALSLAMWALQFIGPNVYNYLISANSLGGFMEWLGIAIAHFRFRRGFLRQGHSLDELDYHAGLFPFGPIFAFVLCVIVIAGQNVDAFIKLDWSNILITYMSVPLFIFFYFYYKLRHHTHLVPLDRMKLK is encoded by the coding sequence ATGATCGCTCTTGGCGGCACGATCGGTACCGGCTTGTTTATTGCCTCCGGTTCAGCTATCACCACGGCGGGTCCCGGTGGCAGCCTCGTCGCCTATTCCATTATGGGACTAATGGTGTTCTTTTTGATGACCAGTCTAGCTGAAATGGCAACCTATAATCCCCGCAGCGGGTCGTTTGCAGAGTACGCCAACCGCTACGTCGACCCAGCGCTCGGCTTCGCAATGGGCTGGAATTACTGGTTCTGCGGTGCGATTACCGTGGCGGTTGAACTGTCGACCGTTGGCATCGTCATGAACTTCTGGTTTCCCCACGTTCCCGGCTGGATTTTCAGCCTGCTTGCCTTTGTCATTATTTTTATCATTAACTATTTCTCGGTTCGGGCATACGGGGAAACCGAGTTTTGGCTGGCCCTGCTCAAAGTCGCGGCCGTAGTTATCTTCGTAATTGTCGGCATTGCGGTTATCATGGGCCTAATCGGTGGGCATCACGCGCTCGGCTTTAAGAACTTTACCTACAAGCAAGCGCCGTTTGTCAACGGAATTCCCGGCATCATCAGTGCCTTTGTCGTCTCCGGCTTCTCCTTTCAGGGAACCGAAATGGTCGGCATTGCCGCCGGGGAGTCTGCCGATCCGCAGCACAGTGTTCCCCGGGCAATCCATGCGACATTCTGGCGAATCTTATTATTCTACGTCCTGACGATTTTTGTCATCGCCTGCATCCTGCCCTACACGAATAAGAACCTATTGAGTTCCGACGTCAAGGATATTATCACCAGTCCCTTCACGCTGATTTTCCAGTATGCGGGGCTGTGCTACGCTGCGGGCATCATGAATTTCGTAATCTTAATTGCGGTCCTGTCATCGGCTAATTCCTGGCTGTACGCCATCTCCCGAATCCTCTTCTCCCAGTCAATGGACGGTTTCCTCTGGACGGGATTCCGGGCCGTTAACCGCCGGGGGATTCCCATTTTGAGTTTTCTGGCAATGGCCGCGCTTAGCCTCGCCATGTGGGCCCTCCAATTTATCGGTCCCAACGTCTACAACTACCTGATTTCCGCGAATAGCTTAGGCGGCTTTATGGAGTGGCTGGGGATTGCTATTGCTCATTTCCGCTTCCGCCGTGGTTTCCTGCGGCAGGGCCATTCACTGGACGAATTGGACTACCACGCCGGCCTTTTCCCGTTCGGTCCCATCTTTGCCTTTGTCCTTTGTGTCATTGTGATTGCGGGACAGAACGTTGACGCCTTCATCAAACTGGACTGGTCCAACATCCTGATTACCTACATGTCCGTCCCGCTCTTTATCTTCTTCTACTTCTATTACAAGCTACGACACCACACACACCTGGTACCATTAGACAGGATGAAATTAAAATAA
- the secE gene encoding preprotein translocase subunit SecE, translating to MHLIRFIKSVNHEMKLVVWPTARENRRDTTIVISLTLFFVLFFALFDWLIQSFMKLFV from the coding sequence ATGCACTTGATTCGATTTATTAAAAGTGTTAACCATGAAATGAAGCTGGTTGTTTGGCCAACGGCACGGGAAAACCGGCGGGATACGACAATTGTTATTTCCCTGACCCTATTTTTTGTCCTGTTCTTTGCCCTCTTCGACTGGTTAATTCAATCATTTATGAAGCTATTTGTTTAA
- a CDS encoding cytochrome ubiquinol oxidase subunit I produces MDIVSLARFQFAMTTVFHFFFVPFTIGTGLVVAIMESMYVHTNNPSYKKMTKFWGNIFMLSFAVGVVTGLIQEFQFGMNWSDYSRFMGDIFGAPLAFEALLSFFIESTFIGLWVFTWDRVKKGLHLFFMWMIVFGTMTSALWILSANSFMQHPVGFTVRNGRAEMVDFGALLSNPQLMFEYSHVLLTAVLTGATIITGLAAFQLLKKRALSDENKLIYHKTMRIGLTLMLIFSLGAIVAGDMQMQYLIKEQPMKFAATEAVYKTTKSPAPWTVVGIADTKTHQVKGKVEIPGVLSVLSYHKLSGSVEGMEEINAQLEKKYGTHIDGQKMNYYVPVNTLFWSFRVMCGFGALLFLVSIVGLIMTRKSKPTLYNHRWMLWVLAILTFSPFLANTAGWFITEFGRAPWTVYGLFTIAQSVSPNVSVASLLTSNIVYFVLFTVLAIILIALIVRFLRNDPVEWDEAQADKKATDPFAKGAF; encoded by the coding sequence ATGGATATTGTTAGTTTAGCGCGTTTCCAGTTTGCGATGACGACGGTTTTCCACTTTTTCTTCGTCCCATTTACCATTGGGACGGGCCTCGTCGTTGCAATTATGGAAAGCATGTATGTCCATACGAACAACCCGTCATATAAAAAGATGACGAAGTTCTGGGGCAATATTTTTATGCTGAGTTTTGCAGTCGGTGTTGTTACCGGGCTGATTCAGGAATTCCAATTTGGGATGAACTGGTCAGACTACTCCCGGTTCATGGGGGATATCTTTGGTGCGCCACTAGCCTTTGAAGCTCTGCTGTCGTTCTTTATTGAATCAACCTTTATCGGTCTGTGGGTCTTTACCTGGGACCGGGTCAAGAAGGGGCTGCACTTATTCTTTATGTGGATGATTGTCTTTGGGACCATGACGTCCGCCCTGTGGATTTTATCAGCGAACTCGTTCATGCAGCACCCGGTTGGCTTTACCGTTCGCAACGGCCGGGCCGAAATGGTCGACTTTGGCGCCTTACTGTCTAACCCGCAATTAATGTTTGAATATTCTCATGTTCTATTGACTGCGGTCCTGACTGGGGCCACCATTATCACTGGGCTGGCCGCTTTTCAGCTACTGAAGAAGCGGGCCCTGTCCGATGAAAACAAGCTGATTTACCACAAGACGATGCGGATCGGCTTGACCTTGATGCTGATCTTCTCACTGGGTGCCATCGTCGCCGGTGATATGCAGATGCAGTACCTGATCAAGGAACAACCAATGAAGTTTGCGGCGACCGAAGCGGTTTACAAGACCACCAAGAGTCCGGCACCGTGGACGGTCGTTGGGATTGCCGATACCAAGACCCATCAGGTCAAGGGGAAGGTTGAAATTCCTGGTGTTCTGAGTGTTCTTTCCTATCACAAACTGTCTGGTTCAGTTGAAGGGATGGAAGAAATCAACGCCCAGCTTGAAAAGAAGTATGGTACCCACATTGATGGGCAGAAGATGAACTACTACGTTCCGGTTAACACCCTCTTCTGGAGTTTCCGGGTAATGTGTGGCTTTGGGGCATTACTTTTCTTGGTATCAATCGTCGGTTTGATTATGACCAGGAAGAGTAAGCCAACCCTTTACAACCACCGGTGGATGCTTTGGGTCTTGGCAATTTTGACCTTCTCACCATTCCTGGCTAACACCGCTGGTTGGTTCATTACCGAGTTTGGTCGGGCACCGTGGACCGTTTACGGACTTTTCACCATTGCCCAGAGTGTTTCGCCAAACGTTTCGGTTGCGTCACTGTTGACGTCCAATATTGT
- the rplJ gene encoding 50S ribosomal protein L10, which translates to MSEAAIAKKAEVVKQTADLINAAQSAIVVDYRGLTVAEVTDLRKQLRDAGVKMSVIKNKILDRAVEGTDYEDLRSTFVGPTAVAFSDEDPIAPAKILKKFADDHDALEIKGGFIEKSVKTLDEINEYATMPSREDLLSMLASALQDPMRKIARAVKAVADKEDEAA; encoded by the coding sequence ATGAGTGAAGCAGCTATTGCTAAGAAGGCGGAAGTCGTTAAGCAAACCGCTGATTTGATTAACGCCGCCCAATCAGCTATCGTTGTTGATTACCGTGGTTTGACTGTTGCCGAAGTTACTGACTTGCGTAAGCAGCTCCGTGATGCCGGTGTCAAGATGTCAGTTATCAAGAACAAGATTCTTGACCGGGCCGTTGAAGGTACCGACTACGAAGATCTGCGGTCAACTTTTGTTGGTCCAACTGCTGTGGCTTTCTCCGATGAGGACCCAATTGCCCCAGCTAAGATCTTGAAGAAGTTCGCTGACGATCACGACGCTCTTGAAATCAAGGGTGGCTTCATCGAAAAGAGTGTCAAGACTCTTGATGAAATCAACGAATACGCTACGATGCCTAGTCGTGAAGACCTGTTGTCCATGCTTGCATCTGCATTGCAAGACCCAATGCGGAAGATTGCCCGGGCAGTCAAGGCCGTTGCCGACAAGGAAGACGAAGCCGCATAA
- a CDS encoding PLP-dependent aminotransferase family protein translates to MTEFKFSKRVPADGTDAVGAILKAAADPQIISFAGGLPAPELFPVKEMQAAVDLAFEEHGQEAMQYGAAKGVTALREQILEHVKQKENVTGELENVLVTTGSEQVLDLVGKAFVNPGDTVLVEQPTYLCALDVFKSYGADFVSVEMDDDGMKMDALEAALKANPSTKLIYTVPNFQNPTGRTMPADRRQKLAELAAKYDVLVLEDNPYGEIRFAGQHVPAVKSFDKDGHVLYMSTFSKTLAPGFRLGWLVADAKVVDKLTVLKQSADLHTDNLAQYAVVEFLVHNDLDAHVKEISALYGKRKELMVEGIKEYFPAGVKYTDPEGGMFLWVEVPGVDDTVELFKQCLEHNVAFVPGDPFFAGKPQPGAFRLNYSNAEEDKIKAGMKQLGEALQEAVK, encoded by the coding sequence ATGACAGAGTTTAAATTTTCTAAACGAGTTCCAGCAGACGGCACGGATGCGGTTGGGGCCATTTTAAAGGCAGCGGCGGATCCGCAAATTATTTCCTTTGCTGGTGGCCTGCCAGCTCCTGAATTATTCCCGGTTAAGGAAATGCAGGCGGCGGTTGACCTGGCCTTTGAAGAACACGGCCAAGAAGCCATGCAATACGGGGCCGCCAAGGGTGTAACCGCCCTGCGTGAACAAATCTTAGAACACGTTAAACAAAAGGAAAACGTGACGGGTGAGTTAGAAAATGTCCTGGTAACCACCGGTTCTGAGCAGGTGCTGGACTTAGTAGGGAAAGCATTTGTCAATCCTGGCGACACCGTCCTGGTTGAGCAACCGACCTACCTTTGTGCCCTGGACGTCTTCAAGTCCTACGGTGCTGATTTTGTCAGTGTCGAGATGGACGATGATGGGATGAAGATGGATGCCCTCGAGGCAGCGCTGAAGGCGAACCCATCGACTAAGTTAATCTACACGGTGCCAAACTTCCAGAATCCGACCGGGCGGACAATGCCAGCGGACCGGCGCCAAAAGCTCGCTGAGTTGGCTGCTAAGTACGATGTCCTAGTGCTGGAAGATAACCCGTATGGTGAGATTCGCTTTGCTGGCCAGCACGTGCCCGCGGTTAAGTCCTTTGACAAGGATGGCCACGTCCTGTACATGAGTACTTTCTCAAAGACTCTGGCCCCCGGCTTCCGGCTTGGCTGGTTAGTGGCCGATGCTAAGGTAGTTGATAAGCTGACGGTGCTTAAACAGTCTGCTGACCTCCACACCGACAACCTGGCCCAGTACGCCGTGGTTGAATTCTTGGTGCATAATGACTTAGACGCCCACGTTAAGGAAATCAGCGCGCTCTATGGCAAGCGCAAGGAATTGATGGTTGAAGGAATCAAGGAATACTTCCCGGCCGGCGTTAAGTACACCGATCCGGAGGGTGGGATGTTCCTCTGGGTCGAAGTGCCGGGGGTTGATGACACGGTTGAGTTATTTAAGCAGTGTCTGGAACACAACGTGGCCTTTGTTCCGGGCGACCCGTTCTTTGCTGGCAAGCCACAGCCAGGGGCCTTCCGCCTGAACTACTCCAACGCCGAAGAGGACAAGATTAAGGCGGGGATGAAGCAGTTGGGTGAAGCCCTCCAAGAAGCAGTGAAGTAA
- the nusG gene encoding transcription termination/antitermination protein NusG, with the protein MESHEKRWYVLHTYSGYENRVKSNLESRAQSMGMQDYIFRVVVAEETVREVKDGQAKEVTENTFPGYVLVEMIMTDQAWYIARNTPGVTGFLGSHGGGSKPTPLLPDEVERIMKRMGADITVSDIDVKEGDTVKVIAGPFADLTGKVTEVDHEKQKLKVNVEMFGRETSAELGFDQVDTVE; encoded by the coding sequence GTGGAATCGCATGAAAAACGTTGGTATGTGCTGCATACCTACTCTGGTTACGAAAACCGGGTGAAGAGCAACTTGGAGTCACGGGCCCAATCAATGGGGATGCAGGACTACATCTTTCGGGTAGTGGTTGCGGAAGAAACGGTTCGGGAAGTTAAGGATGGCCAGGCTAAAGAGGTCACTGAAAATACTTTCCCCGGTTACGTCCTGGTCGAAATGATCATGACTGACCAAGCGTGGTACATCGCCCGGAATACGCCAGGGGTAACCGGATTCTTGGGTTCTCACGGTGGTGGTTCCAAGCCAACGCCGCTGCTTCCCGATGAAGTAGAGCGGATCATGAAGCGGATGGGGGCTGACATTACCGTCAGTGATATTGACGTCAAGGAAGGCGACACCGTCAAGGTAATTGCTGGACCGTTCGCTGACCTGACCGGGAAGGTTACCGAAGTCGACCATGAAAAGCAGAAGCTGAAGGTCAATGTCGAAATGTTTGGCCGGGAAACGTCTGCCGAATTAGGCTTTGACCAGGTCGATACGGTGGAATAG
- a CDS encoding Mini-ribonuclease 3, with protein MEEANYQQLNGIALAYLGDAVYEVFIRQHLLSTGLSKPTKLQHIATHYVSAKAQAALIDLMKADELLTAEEWAYFKRGRNANSHTHAKHTSVLTYRISTGFEALMGYLQLSGQQERLAELAAWCIKQVEEGRTKHEN; from the coding sequence ATGGAAGAAGCAAACTACCAGCAGTTGAACGGGATTGCGCTCGCCTACCTGGGCGACGCCGTCTATGAAGTGTTTATCCGCCAGCATTTATTAAGCACGGGGCTTAGCAAGCCCACCAAGCTGCAGCACATTGCGACCCACTACGTCTCAGCAAAGGCTCAGGCAGCGCTGATCGACCTGATGAAGGCTGATGAGCTCTTGACCGCGGAAGAATGGGCCTACTTCAAACGGGGCCGCAACGCTAACAGCCACACCCACGCCAAGCACACCTCGGTGCTGACTTACCGTATTTCGACGGGGTTTGAGGCCCTGATGGGGTACCTCCAGCTTTCAGGTCAGCAAGAGCGACTGGCTGAACTAGCAGCATGGTGTATTAAACAAGTTGAAGAAGGGCGGACAAAGCATGAAAACTGA
- the rpmG gene encoding 50S ribosomal protein L33, protein MSQKKVALECTKCGARNYTVAANPHRQDRLELRKFCKHCGEYTLHRESK, encoded by the coding sequence ATGTCCCAAAAGAAGGTGGCCTTGGAATGTACCAAGTGTGGGGCGCGAAACTATACGGTGGCCGCTAATCCACACCGCCAAGACCGGTTAGAGCTGCGCAAGTTTTGCAAACATTGCGGGGAATATACATTGCACCGCGAGAGTAAATAG
- the rlmB gene encoding 23S rRNA (guanosine(2251)-2'-O)-methyltransferase RlmB, which yields MKTENTDFIIGRHPAVMALKADQEINKVFVQAGLKADAIAEIIKLAKQKRLVVSTVPKTKLDQLTDHQNHQGVALAVAAYQYADLDDLFANAAQKQEDPFFLILDELEDPHNLGSIIRTADAAGVHGIIIPRRRAVGLTSVVAKTSTGALEHVPVARVTNLVQTAKELQDRGVWLFGTDMKGRDYRTWDAHGAVALVIGNEGKGISPLLKKNCDEMLTIPMIGHVQSLNASVAASLLIYQGFNSRHPL from the coding sequence ATGAAAACTGAAAATACTGACTTTATTATTGGGCGCCACCCCGCGGTAATGGCCCTCAAGGCCGACCAGGAAATTAACAAGGTATTCGTCCAGGCCGGACTGAAAGCAGACGCGATTGCGGAAATCATTAAGCTCGCCAAGCAGAAGCGTCTGGTAGTTTCCACAGTTCCGAAGACGAAACTGGACCAGCTGACTGACCACCAAAACCACCAGGGGGTAGCGCTGGCAGTGGCGGCTTACCAGTACGCTGACTTGGACGACCTCTTTGCAAACGCCGCCCAAAAGCAAGAGGACCCGTTTTTCCTGATTTTGGATGAACTGGAAGATCCCCACAACCTGGGCTCGATTATTCGAACTGCGGATGCGGCCGGGGTGCACGGGATTATCATTCCCCGGCGCCGGGCGGTGGGGTTGACGTCGGTCGTGGCGAAGACTTCAACGGGAGCGTTGGAACACGTGCCCGTTGCCCGGGTTACTAACCTCGTTCAGACCGCCAAGGAGTTGCAAGACCGTGGCGTTTGGCTCTTTGGAACCGACATGAAGGGGCGGGACTACCGGACCTGGGATGCCCATGGTGCTGTGGCACTGGTAATCGGTAATGAAGGCAAGGGAATTTCGCCCCTGCTCAAGAAGAACTGCGACGAGATGCTGACGATTCCGATGATTGGCCACGTTCAGAGCCTTAATGCCAGTGTTGCCGCCAGCCTGTTGATCTACCAGGGCTTTAATTCCCGGCACCCCTTATAA